The genomic DNA GCATCTTAAATATATAATTACTCATgactattttccttttaatttttactttgaatAATTTTTATGGTGGCAGGAAGGACTTATAATTTTCCTATTTGATACTTTTATTTAAATTCTTGGTACTCAATAGTGTACTTCCTGTGAGTGTTAGAGGCTGTCGGACCATTTAGCTAGCTCCCCCTCCTTTCCTGACTTTCAAGTCCTCAGGACGAGAGAATTCCAGCTTTTGAAAACGACAGAAATTAACTCTTGGGTTATCTTAAAGCATTTAAAGCATACCTTGCTAAATTAAGTCACCTGGATCCCTGGCATTTCTCATCATAATGGATTCTAAGACCTACTTCTGCCTCGGCCATCTCCATAGTCTTTCTGCATGGATTCATGCGTTTAGTACCAAATATATTAGGGTAGTATGTTTAAGGTGTCTGTATTCAATATCTAAGGCCTTGAGTTGCATCTTTATAAATAATCCTCCCTCCCTgccataatttcataattaatattaaatcTTTAAGTGATAATTTAGTCTGGATATTCTTTTTTTCGGTTATTACTGTTGCcctctcttgtgttttttttttcttttttattatccttaAAGTATTGTTAAGGACCTCATTCcgatatattttcatttacttagTTTTAAATGTGACATGGATTCATCTTTTATCATATCGCTATATGAACTtgtatacacattttttttcaggATATGGTATTATCCCGATTGGATAGATGTTTTACGTAGTCTGGTGGTGTTTCTTCTATCATTAGCCCTAGTTTACTTAGAGCAGGTAGTAGTATGGTTTCATTGTTTTTAAATTGACTATATTAAATTTATGTCTAGCAatggtatattcttttttttaaataaattcaatACCTGCTATTGTCGATAAACATTGATATTGTCACAGTTTGATAACTCATATTATCTCCATTGACATGCAGGCAAGGATATAAAGCTGATTCAATCCAGGAAATACCCTAagaactaaaaacttcaaattatatgGTATACTAACTTTactgaaataatttgtttttattgagtTTATCTTAAttcattcataattatatatttttatatgaaaatgttgtgtatgatatgtataatttcttattcctggtagtAAGCTTCGTGGTTACATAAATATGTTTCATCTATTAAGGTTATGTCATGTTATTAGTGAAATATATTCAGCTTGGACCAGTAATTAGTGAAGCAACATGACCTGTGTGCTTTGCCTACAGTATATGCTTTGTTTATACCTTCATTATGTTAATTCATTTCGTTTTTATTACAAATAACTGCAGTATATCATTTAAAAGTTCAAAAGCcggtcatgattggcagaggcaaggaacagtgacattgacctatcgagcaggacaatgccctagagactgaccgtatatcaacggccaagccccctctccaccataaCTTGGACCAAGCAGATCCaggtaatgactcagcagatagacctgtagtcgcccctaaacaccccatccttagctcacaaggatggagaggttccAGCgatcaaataaactaacgagtccgagtaggactcgaaccccagactggcgattaccagccagggacgttaccacatcggtcaccacaaccctgagTTTACCTTACAAAACGTTGACAAACACCCATTAAAGTTGAAACACTGAATGGcaaaacagtttaaaaaaaataataatctttcttTTGCCTCCCAAAGTCACATTTTTACATTtccaataaagaaaaagataaacattAAACATTTCAACTGTCATCAAGCCAATCATGAGAAGTAATTAAATTCACTAAAGATATTATTGACATATTAAGACACTTAGCTTCCACGTCTTTTATGTCTTTAACCGTGCCCCAGTTTCGGCTTTTACCATAACACTGATTGCTTCATGGTATAGACACGACCCCTGATCACGTTTAACCCTTAATTGAGATAGAGATTCGTAACAAAacaagcgtgtttttttttttttaattctaggaTCCTGGGTTAATAGGTGACCACTGAAGATAGGTAAAGAGTCAAATATGAGCAGTAATTATCTTAGGCAGATTACACATCAAATAATGAAGATGGGGTTCTTACCACCTTTTGGTGTTGCGTAAGATCATTGGAAACTGTGACCCGAAACCATAAAGGTTCAACGAATTTTACTTGTTGGTGCCAATAATTTTTCTCACTTCTTTAAGGCTGACAAaagcttctcttccttcccctgcttcttttacaatctctagagagcACTTGTCCCGTTACACCAATCGACCAATGACCATCACCATAATTGATTTTTTCGATATCAATGCGTCAAATGGAGCTACCCACTTCTAGATTAGTCCAGTTGTTTTACCTCCAGCTCGAAAATGGCTACAACTACCCACCAACAAACTCACAAACATTTCATGCCCTCTTGAGAAGAAAATTCTAGATATAAAAGCATGTTATCGCTACTATTTCCTCTGTTTTTGTAATACACTcgattacttttaactttttttttctttttttttgtacttttagaAACTGGTGAGACTTTTACTAGGTGAAAAATAGATTTTAACATATCTAATATCATAAAAAACTAAAGTTAAAAATGGGTAAGTATTCGTAGAATATTTCTGTAATTTAATCCAAGACATTTTTGGCTTTGTTAATCAATTTTAGATAGTTTTCTGTTATATACATTCTTAGCTAAAAATTCCCTTTCCCCTTTCACCAGCTGGTTTTTGTGAGGATTTTATCTTTTCCAAATCTTGCATTTCTTAATTTCTGTTGATCAAAGTAATTTGCTTTCAGGAAATAACTTTTCATATCTTATAGATAAAAATTTATGTCAGTCACTAATGACATGAATTTTCTGGAAAACAATAATGCTGTCAGGTCGGGTGTAATCCTAGTATCAGTAGCGTTCAATAGATTACAGGTTTATTCATATTCAAGTATAccaatttgaatattattttaccTGACACCTACTTCGGAATTTGAGGATTGAAAATCGATTTTTGTTTTACTATAAGATCATGTTCTCTCTATGTTCTCATATACAAGTTCTCATGAGTACTTATCAAGTTTACTGTGACATATGTAAAGGTGATTAATAATCcaaaggaatatatatgtatatacagtatatatatatatatatatatatatatatatatatatatatatatatatatatatatatataaggacacggcttttagcataggttaggtgggtttttcaagttagcttctcccgtcgtactcgtaggtaaggacacggcttctagcataggttaggtgggttttttaagttagcttctcccgtcgtagtcgtaggcaaggaaactgttgtgtaagggtgggggggggtcccggggggcgaagcccccccccccccgagtaaggatacggcttttagcataggttaggtgggttttttaagttagcttctcccgccaaaatcgtttttagaacgacggccacagttctggatattcccgttttctacgaactcgattttagaacggcggccacagcccaccccactttataatattcccattttctatggttgaAAACGGACCTGGCCGGCACCCTACAATggctccgatatatatatatatatatatatatatatatatatatatatatatatatatatatatatgtgtgtgtgtgtgtgtgtgtgtgtgtatacagtatatatatttcattatacagtAGAAAAGGCTTGAATACTTTTGGATATATTACCCAAATAACCATATGATCAGAATTATACCCTTTCAAAATAGGAAAACTTTATAGACGAATTCATTTCCGTCATAAGAAGCAAACTCATtgggaaccttcttcttcttcttctacttcttcttcttcttcttcttcttcttcttcttcttcttcttcttcagaaggaAGCCAAATTCACTTGAGGAATCTCATTCATCATCAATGATTCTTAGGAGGATTTGTTCAAGTTAGAAAAGACTGTGTGGGATCTATTTAGGTGATGCAGAAGAAGGAACCTATATCCTCAAGGTATCGAAGATATAGCCTATTTAGCTCAGTCAGTTCATGAAGAGATTTGTTTTCTACTTCCTTATTTGACCAAGATTTTATGTCTAATCTTTGACACATTTCCTTCCGTCTCTACACTTTTCCTATCTCCTTTGTCCTGTTGCAATTTCCAACTCTTTTCATATTCTTTTCACTCGGATTTTGACTTTGTTAAAACCAActccttttttgtttgtttggcCTTTATATCAAACTAGAAATCTTTTCAATATTAACTGTATCTATTTACTGAAATAATACTATTGGActgtttttttatgataatatagCCCCTCGATATGTAATATCTttacttctattttattttttatactatgATAAATATTCTTCATAACGATGAATTTGGTCCCTCCAATACTTGTGGAGAAATTCCGATGTGCAATTCTTATGGATGCCAATCGTTTACATGGGATGCAAATAACATAATTCATCATGCTCATATCATTGATTTCCCTTGTAATTAATGGAAATATATTAATGCTACTAAGtattttcgttttcattttcaAAAATGACTTTTAAACTATTGACGTTAATAACCGATTAATGATTAACAATTATGCATAAATGGTCTTCTATTTTAACTTACCTGACAGATCTAAGTAAGCCCAAGACTTCCTCGGGCCAACTTATTGTCAGCAGTGTGCACGAAGACATGAAATTGATAGCTTACAATTAGATAACCAAGGACTCCTTTTTCCAGATATTTACTCGCGGGATGTATGTAAAAATGGGCTGGGGTTGATAGCAGACACACCCATTGAGACCGAAAGAGAATTGGACCTCTGAAAGATTTTCCTTGGTCAATGCCAGGAAACATCCCAACCATGGTTTTGCTCTCTTCATCCACCTCAGGGCATTTGCCTGCTACTGCACAGGAGGCAACGACCTACTAGACGCACGAGTGAGTGTGGATCTATAGATGAGTAAACAACCATTGACAATCTGAATAAAAATCTCTTGCTTATCCCCCATTCAATAACTTTCAGACGTATTCACTtcttgcaaaagaaaagaaaaaatgaaaagttcTATTTTGAGCTGCCGAACCTGCGTATACGTAAGTGGCTGAATGAGTAAATATGTTTTCAAACTGGTGAAGAGGACAGGGATTCTCGACTCCACCCTTCAACAGCTCATGGACCACTTCTTGAGCAATTCTAACCACAGTGTCCAGATTACACAGAGGTAATCTCATTATCAAAGGACAATATTTGTCACTTGAATATCGCAAAGGAACAAACGTGTCATGTTTTACATTGAAAGTTAGGATACCATAATATGAATAATATCATTATATCAATTGATGGATTTCTGGTATTCAGGAAGAGGAATACTCCTGtttcatttcaaatattaattaCTCGTAATATTCTAATGTCATATTTCCAATTGTTCTAAAATTTTCACAcaagtatttaattttcattataggtGTCTCATCTTCACATTGAGTCTCATTTTCATAATGGTTATATTTGTTTATATCAAATAGCATAGTTCTATGTATCggttattatattttcaaattaggCCATATATCCGGTAGTCAGGTGTTGGAGGAAACCCTCTTGAGCTGAGGATGACATTAATTTCTTCAATGGTCCTGTCGAATGCGTTCTTCTCTTCCCAGGTATAAGGCTGTATCTGTCTTTGTTGGCCCTTGGCAACGCCTTCCAAGTGCCTCAAGAGACAGAGAAGTCGGTCTTCGTCGGGTCGTAGTTGCAAAAATCGCAGTATTCCACGAAtctctctcacaggattttctCTTAACATCTCGTAAAAGATGACGTGGAGTCTCTTGGCATTTTTCAGGGGGTAAATATAAGTTGACCTCCAAATCTCCAGTTCCTTTTCAACAAACTTATGAAAtgctaaaagagaaaaaataactgAGTATTAAGCCGTTTGCTCATCCATACATGAATTAGATGTGGCTTTACTTAATTTTATGGAAAACTTATTATAGCTGATTTTGTGATCTTTTACTAAGTTGACTTAACTAGCAAGTGTTGAAATAGCTTTGAAGatagataaatacaaaaaaaacaaTATGGAAAAGTTCTCTGTAATTGTAAGATAATTCTTTTATGGCATACTTTTtcacatttattttattaattagttTTTCTATTAGCCTTGGAATCTGAGAAAACAAATACAatatagaattgttttttttttcatttgtgctcCATTTATCCAGTTTCTTAAATATCGtcaattgttttatttaaatcaaacTTTTAAGAAAtggatattgtctaaataaaaccatattattttttatattgtatgataaataataaatgatgaatatcAAATCATTATCATTCAATTGTTATTGCACTGATCCCTGGTAGTAAGAGAGGTGTGATCTGATTACTTTGTGTCAGTAaaacaaaaactgatttctaaAACAAACCTCAAAATTTCTGCAAAAACGATAGTTGTGAAAAACCAATAAGGAAAATGACCCCATTGTACAAAATTTTTCCGAACAATGAAAATGAGTAAGAAAGACTTAAAGATTTTTCAACTCAACTTTGTCATCTCCCcatgaaaaaaaatcttagatctaacacataaatagtttttttttatcaatattcttgATTAATCTAAGTTTTATGCTAATTATTTTTCCTTCCATACCAACTCTATGGTGACGGTAGGTTTGTCTGACACAAGACCTTGTTGTAAAATACTCATGAGGATCTTTATTGAATCAATAAATATTTGAAGATTATTACAGTACCTGCTGTTTCCTGAAGTAATTCTCAATAGTATGACTGGTAACATAAAATACTCACCAATaaagaatagaattattttatttttatcttttttatatattctcacCTTTAGTTTTGTAAGACGAGTTAGGAGCAGACAAAAACCAGCGTGAGAAGGAATTTCTGTTGTTCTTATAGTTCCAATATGATATCAAGGATCTGAAACAAAAGTGGAGTTTAATAAAGAAATAAGTTATTGTCGTCTTCTGTAGATGACTCTTATTacgttatttttcattttatcttatcAGAAGATAGATTTCATGTATTTTGCCGCTATTACTACAGAATGAAATTAAAAGGAGGGATAGTGGCTAGATTTAAAACGTCGGTTTTGCATTAGTATGTTAAAGCCTATACTAAGAGAAGCATATTGTCGTCGTCTGGCAAAGTCCCCCATTCATGGCTCATGAGAACAGTGACCGAACGATGTAATCTGTGTAATAACTATATTAACTaagtaaaaatggaaagaaaatcagAATAAGACTGCCGGGGGATGAATCAGCATCCTCAGCTGAAGAAAGTAAACTTGAAATCTCCTCTATCAAAATAACCCCGGCCCTGGAAAAAAAGATAAACAGGTTAACTTACCGAGCAGGATTCCGCATAATAAGTAAGGTGGCTCTGTTGGATCCTTTTAAAGACTCAGCTGTGTGCGTTTTAATGACGATCGTTCTATTTCGACTTATCGGATCATCTTCGCCCAGGTAACCTGCAGGGGTCTgcggtaattatattttttttttttttggggggggggcttttttatttactttcctgcAGGATTTTCTTAATCTCATCTAGGCAATAAGAGAAACATCTTTTGAAATTTTGACGATAGAAAGAGTTGTTATAAAACCTTTATATTCTAGTCATGGAAGTTATTATGATGGAAAATTAACTTTATGTATTTTACATATGAAGTAACGTGtacacagatctatatatatatatatatatatatatatatatatatatatatatacacatatatatatatatatatatatatatatatatatatatatatatatatatatatatatattattagtagccaagctacaaccctagttggaaaagcaagatgctataaacccaagggctccaataggggaaattagcccagcgaggaaaggaaatacggtaacaaataaatgatgagaataaattaacaatatatcattctaaaaacagtaacaacgccaaagcAGATaagtcctacataaactattaacaacgtcaaaaacagatatgtcgtatataaacaacaaaaagactcatgacaacctggtcaacataaaaacatttgctccaactttgaacttttgaagttctactgattcaactacccgattaggaagatcattccacaacttggtaacagctggaataaaacttctagaatactgtgtagtattgagcctcatgatggagaaggcctggctattagaattaacagcctgcctagtattacgaacaggattgaattgtccagggagatctgaatgtaaaggatggtcagagttatgaaaaatcttatgcaacatgcataatgaactaattgaacgacggtgccaaagattaatatctagatcaggaataagaaatttaataaaccgtaagtttctgtccaacaaattaagatgagaataagcagctgaataccagacaggagaactattctcaaaacaaggtagaataaaagaattaaaacacttcctcagaatagattgatcaccgaaaatcttgtaagactttgtcaataagccatatttttttatgcatttgaagaggacacagacctaatgtgtttctcaaaagtaaatttgctgtcgagaatcacacctaaaattttaaaagagtcatacaaatttaaagaaatattataaatactgagatccgggtgttgaggagccaccatccttgacctacttacaatcatactttgagttttattaggactcggcttcataccccatagtttgcaccatgcactaattttagctaaatctctattaagggattcaccaaccccagaactACAATCAGGGGAatgcaattgatgcaaagagagtagcatcatctgcatatgcaacaagcttgttttctaggccaaatcaaatgtcatgtgtatatagtatgcaaagtaatgggccaagaaccttaccctgtggaacaccggatatcacattcctatactcactatggtgcccatcaacaacaactctttgagatctattacttaaaaaatcaataataatgctaagaaacaacccacccactcccaatctttttcagtttgaaaacaagggcctcatgattaacacagtcaaaggcagcactaaaatcaatgccaatcatacgaacttcctgaccacaatcaagggatttctgtacagcattggagattgtaagaagggcatcacatgctccaaggcctttacgaaaatcaaattgtaaactagggagtagatgattaccttcagcaaacctattaagacattttgccagaagacgttcaaaaactttagataatatgggagttatggaaattgggcggtaatcagtgggacttgagctaccacaaacacatttacatagaggagtaacattaccaattctccaacaagtgctaaaagctcctcttcttgctaacttatgcaaaataacagataactttggagctaagaaatctgctgtctttataaaaacaaaggaaaaataccatttgggtctacacctccataagcatcaaggtccatcaacagagctttaatctcacgagatcgaaaagctaaactagttagttaagcctcaAGAAAACattaatgaggaagttcaagtttttcattaccctgtttattgtcaaaaacatcagtcaaaagggttgccttttcctttggacagtgagtatatatatatatatatatatatatatatatatatatatatatatgtgtgtgtgtgtgtgtgtgtgtgtgtatatatatatatatatatatatacatatatatatatatatatatatatgtatatatatatatatatatatatatatatatatatatatatatatatactatatatatatatatatatatatatatatatatatatacatatatatatacatatatatatatatatatatatatatatatatatatacatatatatatatatatatatataaatatatatatatattcatatatatagatatctatatatatgaatatatatatatatatatatatatatatatatatatatatatatatatatatatatatgtgtgtgtgtgtgtgtgtgtgtgtgtgtgttctaattcatgtatgtagacgTGTCTCGTACgaaaaggtaaatgaactcaatattcatgagtattccacaaaacacTATGTCTTAGCTTATTATTGCAAATgttgcattttggtagcaaagggagttttagttgccggtgggcgctcAAGTTGAAAAgtacctcacctgagagggtagttgtgtagtgtacttacaaacgaaccttttgtaataaatgaagaaaacccatattctgacgtctcattatccgtctacatgggtcatattggagtcaggtgtaaaaaatacgtctctTGTGTATGCTGTGAACAAAGTTGTTCTatgagccagtaaaataaaagttcaaggtgCCTAGaaacacaaggactaacatagcagatgctgctgctgcaggagatgagaacgaaaaagcagtgggatatagcattgccGATGAAAAATAGAGACAGAAAATTAGAATGCAAGACtatgaaaataagttagataacttacatcagttaatgaacagactgttggtggaacaagAATAGGAGCGGCgggcaaccacagcatatccgacgtacatagaCGAAATTCAAAtgaacacaagtgaaagtacacatgcaaagccgagtgaagatacacaaatcctACTTCGAAAgttaccagaactccaggcaagtgttaggactttcgatgatcaatggcctaatgaatcgattgaagtgttttttgagagactttgaagtagctacatatgggtggtcggaaagagaaaaagctattcaagttatTAGATTGCTGAaaaatgctccggcaatggaggtaatatgttggccCTAAGACAGTtgaagaagttatactgaaatgaaacaacgtttaattgagaagtatgccttgcctgatgcgagaaagggaggcctaaaagaaaactacaaacccaaaatatggtaaggtgaatccgttcttagttttgcaactcgcatttttcgagattccgatttgtttgctacccgtaaagccaatctcccagaaggtaataaaaagccaattgcccgtaaacatattcctgattagtaaacccgtattcatgtggttattttttttttttatgacaatcgctcgttagcagacgtactGAGTGCGATACAAACaatttt from Palaemon carinicauda isolate YSFRI2023 chromosome 34, ASM3689809v2, whole genome shotgun sequence includes the following:
- the LOC137626578 gene encoding sialate:O-sulfotransferase 1-like, which codes for MEAPKRFIFFILAFCSIFGIIFTYNSTVSSLIIFSNSISDKDHEERAIFADISSENYSEKEMTYRKLTIDNSGQKRYWWSKDLLCSQYSVNFGKNIVASWLLSYPRSGNTWTRYLIESASGFFTGSIYHSKNSKRAGYLGEDDPISRNRTIVIKTHTAESLKGSNRATLLIMRNPARSLISYWNYKNNRNSFSRWFLSAPNSSYKTKAFHKFVEKELEIWRSTYIYPLKNAKRLHVIFYEMLRENPVREIRGILRFLQLRPDEDRLLCLLRHLEGVAKGQQRQIQPYTWEEKNAFDRTIEEINVILSSRGFPPTPDYRIYGLI